A single genomic interval of Halocatena salina harbors:
- a CDS encoding VOC family protein, translating to MEITVTSVPVDDQQKAIEFYTNILGFEKKTDEPVGEASWLTVVGPNSLDGVELLLEPTENPAVVEELEAYRDALVTNGIPWTMFGCEDVEAEYERLSEQGVEFTQEPMTVGGATMAVFDDTCGNLIQIAQQ from the coding sequence ATGGAAATCACTGTAACAAGCGTACCCGTAGACGATCAGCAGAAAGCCATAGAGTTTTACACAAATATCCTTGGCTTCGAGAAGAAGACCGACGAACCAGTAGGCGAGGCGAGCTGGTTGACCGTGGTTGGGCCCAACTCGCTCGACGGCGTCGAGTTGCTCCTAGAACCCACGGAGAACCCAGCAGTGGTCGAGGAACTCGAGGCATACCGCGATGCGCTCGTCACCAACGGCATCCCCTGGACCATGTTCGGATGCGAGGATGTAGAGGCCGAATACGAACGCCTGAGCGAGCAAGGCGTCGAGTTCACTCAGGAGCCGATGACCGTCGGGGGCGCCACGATGGCCGTCTTCGACGACACGTGCGGGAACCTGATCCAGATCGCCCAACAGTGA
- a CDS encoding HEPN domain-containing protein gives MNSFEYRGEWWLAKDEEEERVAGILEFDPNDGDELELIGAFDDIGHTRSREVDVINGEITNGKVITLQDCFINHSGGSSTLQTQSCKVGMIFTNVLFSENNFELEKVCVSFPLLEMWTATNTVHRPEGQIIGAEISEFETKEARLNNATIRLNITQSTQQQEWKGIELTQQAYFYIELDEPDSFDVYLNDYIRHLQHFICLAVDEPVTPVDLTGYYEEDGQTHTTDIVYQVSNLPEVPDKKHPNRVQFYLHDINFEVALQNWFEDAEGAEMLHNLYFGTQYNENMFQEYSFFSLVIALEHYQSYLFPNHRLMNKDEYDDLHKQIRETMPDDAAAKDRINNLLRSIGNKGSLHDQLSMVLYEYEDILGDLTDIEQMVRDAKNNRHTIAHGLDNDYNINELSDTAEKLQVAVEVILLKVVRLDPDHIKKKLKKNRRHKL, from the coding sequence ATGAACAGTTTCGAGTACCGGGGCGAGTGGTGGCTTGCCAAGGACGAAGAGGAAGAACGGGTTGCTGGAATACTGGAATTCGATCCAAATGATGGAGACGAACTGGAACTCATCGGGGCATTCGACGACATCGGACACACCCGCTCTCGAGAAGTCGACGTTATTAATGGAGAAATCACCAACGGAAAAGTTATCACATTACAAGATTGTTTTATCAATCACAGCGGGGGATCAAGTACACTTCAGACGCAATCGTGCAAGGTGGGAATGATCTTCACCAATGTCTTATTCAGTGAAAACAATTTTGAATTGGAAAAAGTCTGCGTTTCATTTCCTCTACTTGAGATGTGGACTGCGACGAACACTGTCCACAGACCAGAGGGTCAAATAATCGGAGCTGAAATATCGGAATTTGAAACGAAAGAGGCTAGATTAAACAATGCAACAATACGGCTTAACATCACACAATCAACCCAACAACAAGAGTGGAAAGGAATAGAACTCACCCAACAAGCGTATTTCTACATTGAATTAGACGAGCCAGATTCGTTTGATGTCTATCTCAACGACTATATCCGCCATCTCCAGCACTTCATTTGCTTAGCAGTTGACGAACCAGTTACTCCAGTGGACCTCACCGGATACTATGAAGAGGACGGGCAAACACACACGACAGATATCGTTTATCAAGTATCTAATCTACCTGAAGTCCCTGATAAGAAACATCCTAACAGGGTACAATTCTATCTACATGATATCAACTTTGAGGTGGCTCTCCAGAATTGGTTTGAGGATGCCGAGGGTGCGGAGATGCTCCACAACCTCTACTTCGGTACGCAGTACAACGAGAACATGTTTCAAGAATATAGCTTTTTCTCATTGGTCATCGCTCTCGAACATTACCAGAGCTATCTCTTCCCAAATCACAGGTTGATGAACAAGGACGAATATGACGACCTACACAAGCAGATACGCGAGACGATGCCTGACGATGCAGCCGCCAAAGATCGTATCAATAATCTGCTTCGGAGTATCGGGAACAAAGGATCGCTACACGACCAATTGAGCATGGTTCTCTACGAATACGAAGACATTCTAGGGGATCTCACCGATATAGAACAGATGGTTCGTGACGCAAAGAATAACAGGCACACTATCGCTCACGGTCTCGACAATGACTACAACATCAATGAACTGAGCGATACGGCCGAAAAACTTCAGGTCGCGGTTGAGGTAATTCTTTTAAAAGTAGTAAGACTTGATCCAGATCATATTAAGAAGAAACTAAAAAAGAACCGACGTCACAAATTGTGA
- a CDS encoding ATP-binding protein, producing MVVEALGVGVFANLAYDTLKRGKAEVDEEQFLQNSIENAIEDTAKQYEVSPAALEAIFTKELDTDTVENFHQQDREDVMAELAAALAEEADKDVDVEGAAREFVELFQQNVARRPSSGIPLLVDYVQKLSDRQAELSGLRDLVHELRDELRDDLGVLENHTKRALERDELYPGIDFQIHESQVNRIVERLRDRRATTVVGPGGVGKSTVLRTVIRNWEPPEPVYFIDARELGRVTTRGGLRDEFALHNSLLHVIKRMRDEFGGCLIAFDQLDSVRGRGTDQVLRDVLLDCADLENVSVLCACRAWDYEERREYRRLRESERFASVELSPLDEANSRRVLIEMGVPERDISEELVDLGTSPLHLSLIASIGSDDSDAEVNYSTIEEDVSLWEQYRESLIHRKSDVADTKNWDIVRRAAELARESLRSRDRRVTIERGRDEDERLVSRGVLEHVHGRQHRFWHEQLEAYFYARDATDQGWFAAQVVNDRIDERVAADALCWMAKIYRTQEPELAAQFVRRALSETAGKKRHSLGYYAGVQLVEEIGSWDAEILDASITNSFLNALEERSRLATAFYNGLYNPLWISPLLEQNRLIQPTRPMAQYLERVATEVPEAVERVVHITESEDELVLCRLLSAIEQLPDEFARRNATVFASWLRRTAKANHFGDRLVEFTTTLVDDGRAVDALPVFKALLQPRTSSPTKSQSNEPTSDSLFSARKKAEPVVAIYLVEDVIERTMNGFLHQTGTGVIDVLTRNLRLALDFETEVREMAVEDITWPREIESITSVRNLNLKEHLLTTLRDSLQQWIEGNPSSEDRERIVASYLGGIGVFKRLGLYLLHENLEIYPGLTKRELMIRSNYFEPRIQYEFLPLLRDGFSILSDDDQHRILEIIDDGANREVLRKRAEEAFPERSNQEHAQNINDSIDRQRLIFWWVIRNELPSKYTQKLDELVDQYGEPNDPTTAHMISEGGAVERKGPVDEEELAQYTPREVIDLCIDWEPDSHPDEGEGEEFLIERTPRGLSEQVSKLIKEQPDAFVSELPRLSQAENPLYVAACLGALRSAVEDGRTFDWNPVLKLCERIVKEGSDEWSVEARISVCWLLLTTSQENPGIVIRHANRIESMLLSLTADPHPVDDTPSPKETKQSRDHFNETHDAVRPLALLGLASFSLRKADRRDFDGSTAENRSALEPDVRERIATLFEDSSLSVPAAIGSCLWTLWRLDPALVESNLDRVFPLGDSQVERQRFGATWNGYIAQNGVVEPIFELLRERYFRGVDLLLKEEVDHTPGMKRRQAGHVMKVYVNEIEDLSDDSLVNHFYSVASPDDATQAITTLLNWSGEQPSPSESSYWPLVRDLWQWRLRTVADPTEYSREFTYFIQYLNSMEEEPDLLSVEQLLVSSIPAVVTESSGWDELESYLLTEISEHTGKTIKVYSELVMQDDWPPLRDFDEKSKKLVETALQNEQTHDLGLDIAERIAERQDPTFTEFITEHIDRT from the coding sequence ATGGTCGTGGAGGCACTCGGCGTTGGTGTTTTCGCAAACCTCGCCTACGACACGCTAAAACGCGGCAAGGCCGAAGTAGACGAGGAGCAATTCCTCCAGAACTCTATTGAGAACGCGATCGAAGATACCGCTAAGCAATATGAAGTGTCACCCGCAGCCTTAGAAGCAATCTTTACTAAGGAACTCGACACGGATACGGTCGAGAACTTCCACCAGCAAGACCGAGAAGACGTGATGGCTGAGCTGGCTGCTGCGCTAGCTGAAGAGGCTGATAAAGACGTTGACGTAGAGGGTGCAGCTCGTGAATTTGTCGAACTATTCCAGCAGAACGTGGCTCGTCGTCCCTCTTCGGGAATCCCTCTTTTAGTTGATTACGTCCAGAAGCTGTCAGATAGACAGGCAGAGTTGTCCGGGTTGCGTGATCTGGTTCACGAGCTGCGGGACGAGCTCAGGGATGACCTTGGAGTACTCGAAAATCATACCAAGCGGGCACTTGAACGAGACGAGTTGTATCCCGGTATTGATTTTCAAATCCACGAGTCACAGGTCAATCGGATCGTTGAGAGACTGCGTGATCGGCGAGCAACGACAGTCGTAGGTCCTGGAGGCGTCGGTAAGTCGACTGTTCTCCGTACCGTTATACGAAATTGGGAACCACCGGAACCTGTCTATTTCATCGATGCGAGAGAACTCGGTCGTGTCACAACCCGAGGTGGGCTGCGGGACGAGTTCGCCCTCCACAATTCCCTACTACATGTCATCAAGCGCATGCGTGATGAATTCGGAGGGTGTCTGATTGCTTTCGACCAACTCGACAGCGTTCGAGGTCGCGGGACCGACCAAGTACTTCGAGACGTGCTGCTCGATTGTGCCGACCTCGAAAACGTAAGCGTCCTTTGTGCGTGCCGGGCTTGGGACTACGAGGAACGCCGAGAGTACAGGCGGCTACGAGAGAGCGAGCGGTTCGCCTCGGTAGAACTCTCGCCGCTTGATGAAGCCAATTCGAGACGTGTGCTGATAGAGATGGGCGTTCCAGAACGTGATATCTCCGAGGAGTTGGTTGACCTCGGTACGAGCCCGCTACACCTCTCGCTCATTGCAAGCATCGGCTCGGATGATTCTGACGCAGAAGTGAATTATTCGACTATCGAGGAAGATGTATCGTTATGGGAACAGTACCGGGAGTCCCTGATCCACCGAAAGTCTGACGTAGCAGATACCAAAAACTGGGACATAGTGCGACGAGCCGCGGAACTCGCCCGCGAATCGCTACGTAGTCGTGATCGGAGGGTTACTATCGAGCGAGGCCGGGACGAGGACGAGCGCTTAGTGAGCAGAGGAGTCCTCGAACACGTTCACGGCCGGCAACATCGGTTTTGGCACGAGCAGTTGGAGGCGTACTTCTACGCACGGGACGCGACTGATCAAGGGTGGTTCGCAGCTCAGGTTGTCAATGATAGGATCGACGAGCGTGTCGCGGCGGACGCTCTCTGTTGGATGGCGAAGATATATCGAACACAGGAACCTGAGCTAGCCGCGCAGTTCGTGCGTCGCGCTTTGAGCGAAACCGCAGGTAAGAAGCGGCATTCGCTCGGCTACTATGCCGGTGTACAACTCGTTGAGGAAATCGGGAGCTGGGATGCAGAAATACTCGATGCATCAATCACCAACTCATTTCTCAATGCGTTAGAAGAGCGTTCGCGATTGGCCACAGCTTTCTACAATGGCCTATACAACCCCCTATGGATCTCACCACTGTTGGAGCAGAACCGACTCATCCAGCCGACGAGGCCGATGGCACAATACCTCGAACGCGTTGCGACCGAGGTGCCAGAAGCGGTTGAACGCGTAGTGCATATCACTGAAAGCGAAGATGAGCTAGTGCTGTGTCGTCTGCTCTCTGCTATCGAACAGTTGCCCGATGAGTTCGCTCGGCGCAACGCCACGGTATTTGCGAGCTGGCTTAGACGCACGGCTAAAGCAAATCACTTCGGCGACAGACTTGTAGAGTTTACTACAACGCTTGTTGATGATGGGAGAGCGGTTGACGCGCTGCCCGTGTTTAAAGCGTTGTTACAGCCGCGGACCTCTTCACCGACCAAAAGTCAGTCTAATGAACCAACATCTGACAGTCTATTCTCCGCCCGCAAGAAGGCGGAACCGGTCGTCGCCATATATCTTGTAGAGGACGTTATTGAACGTACAATGAACGGATTCCTGCATCAAACAGGAACAGGCGTGATTGACGTTCTAACTAGAAATCTACGACTGGCGCTTGATTTTGAAACTGAGGTCAGAGAGATGGCGGTAGAAGACATAACTTGGCCGCGTGAAATAGAGTCTATCACTTCTGTTCGGAACTTAAATTTGAAAGAACACCTTCTTACAACTCTCCGAGATTCACTTCAGCAATGGATCGAAGGGAACCCATCATCAGAGGATCGAGAACGGATCGTCGCATCGTATCTTGGGGGAATTGGCGTTTTCAAACGTCTTGGGCTTTACTTACTTCATGAAAATTTAGAGATATATCCAGGGTTGACGAAGCGGGAGCTGATGATCCGGTCAAACTACTTCGAACCTCGTATTCAATATGAATTTCTGCCGCTGCTCCGCGATGGTTTCAGTATTCTCTCGGACGATGATCAGCATCGGATTCTCGAAATTATCGACGACGGTGCCAACCGAGAGGTACTTCGCAAACGCGCTGAGGAGGCGTTTCCTGAGCGTTCAAATCAAGAGCATGCTCAAAACATCAATGACTCTATCGACCGACAGCGATTGATATTCTGGTGGGTAATTCGGAACGAGCTTCCATCGAAATACACTCAAAAATTGGACGAACTCGTTGACCAATACGGTGAGCCAAATGACCCGACGACTGCCCATATGATCTCAGAAGGTGGAGCAGTTGAAAGGAAAGGACCGGTCGACGAAGAAGAGTTAGCGCAATACACGCCACGAGAAGTTATCGATCTCTGTATCGACTGGGAGCCAGATTCTCACCCTGATGAAGGAGAAGGTGAGGAGTTTCTGATTGAACGAACTCCCCGCGGACTTAGCGAACAAGTCAGCAAGTTAATCAAGGAACAACCTGACGCGTTCGTCAGCGAACTGCCTCGACTCAGCCAAGCGGAAAATCCGCTCTACGTAGCTGCCTGCCTTGGAGCGCTCAGATCCGCCGTTGAAGACGGACGGACATTTGACTGGAATCCCGTACTCAAACTGTGCGAGAGAATTGTCAAAGAAGGTTCGGACGAGTGGAGCGTTGAGGCCCGGATAAGTGTGTGCTGGTTGCTGCTGACGACATCACAGGAGAATCCAGGTATAGTCATCCGGCATGCGAATCGTATAGAATCGATGCTACTCTCCCTTACAGCTGATCCGCACCCCGTTGATGACACTCCTTCTCCGAAAGAGACGAAGCAAAGCCGCGATCATTTTAATGAAACCCACGACGCAGTTCGTCCACTTGCTTTGCTCGGATTAGCATCTTTTTCACTGAGGAAAGCAGACCGGCGAGATTTCGATGGATCTACCGCGGAGAATCGATCAGCCTTGGAACCAGATGTCCGTGAACGGATAGCAACGCTCTTTGAAGACTCAAGTTTGTCGGTACCCGCGGCTATCGGATCATGCTTATGGACACTTTGGCGGCTGGATCCCGCACTTGTCGAATCGAACCTTGATCGGGTCTTTCCGCTAGGCGACAGTCAAGTAGAACGGCAGCGATTTGGAGCTACCTGGAACGGCTACATTGCTCAAAATGGAGTCGTTGAACCAATATTCGAGCTGCTACGAGAGAGGTATTTTCGCGGCGTAGATCTTCTGCTCAAAGAAGAAGTCGACCATACGCCCGGAATGAAGCGGAGACAGGCGGGTCACGTTATGAAAGTGTACGTCAATGAGATCGAAGATCTGAGCGACGATAGCCTCGTCAACCATTTTTATTCTGTCGCCTCTCCCGACGACGCGACTCAAGCAATAACGACACTTCTCAACTGGTCAGGCGAGCAGCCAAGCCCCTCTGAGAGCAGTTACTGGCCCCTTGTAAGGGATTTGTGGCAGTGGCGTCTCCGGACTGTTGCCGACCCGACCGAGTATTCGCGTGAGTTCACGTATTTTATCCAGTATCTCAACAGTATGGAGGAGGAACCTGACTTGTTGAGTGTAGAGCAACTATTAGTGTCGTCAATTCCCGCCGTAGTAACAGAAAGTTCCGGCTGGGATGAACTCGAATCATATCTTCTGACGGAGATCTCAGAGCATACTGGAAAGACAATCAAGGTCTATTCCGAACTCGTGATGCAGGACGATTGGCCGCCACTGCGAGATTTTGATGAGAAGTCGAAGAAGCTTGTTGAGACTGCCTTGCAGAATGAGCAAACACATGACCTCGGTCTTGATATTGCGGAGCGTATCGCTGAGCGTCAAGATCCTACGTTCACAGAATTCATCACAGAGCATATTGACCGGACTTGA
- a CDS encoding transposase has translation MRHIQRNRSIIRETSPRSLDSFVKSVILRKSDPPIVGEDTPIVLGIEPVRRDSAWESGDAGDTSQERIVEQLLKQAEQHVDIHKVFGDRAFDANGVRDAIARHDMTYLIPKRTYEAEIEDIEELERESVTDVGVVRNVPHGYEDRVHTGSIMYVPSMKDDGHHAVFTTNRDVPLEQVQGFTGQYTHRWAIENEYKTIKQHFLPTVASMDYRCGFCIS, from the coding sequence GTGCGTCACATTCAGCGAAATCGTTCCATTATCCGCGAGACGAGTCCCCGATCGCTAGATTCGTTTGTCAAATCAGTCATCCTCCGAAAGTCTGATCCCCCCATCGTTGGAGAGGACACACCAATCGTTCTCGGCATTGAACCGGTGCGTCGGGACTCCGCGTGGGAGTCAGGAGATGCTGGAGACACGTCACAGGAACGTATCGTCGAACAGTTACTGAAACAAGCCGAGCAACACGTAGACATCCACAAGGTGTTCGGTGATCGCGCATTCGATGCGAACGGCGTCCGGGATGCAATCGCCCGTCATGATATGACCTACCTCATCCCAAAACGAACATACGAAGCCGAGATCGAAGATATCGAGGAGCTAGAACGGGAGTCCGTGACCGACGTGGGCGTTGTACGGAACGTACCTCACGGATATGAAGATCGGGTTCACACCGGGAGCATCATGTACGTCCCCTCGATGAAGGACGACGGACATCATGCCGTGTTCACGACGAATCGTGATGTACCGCTGGAACAGGTACAGGGATTCACCGGCCAGTACACGCATCGCTGGGCAATCGAGAACGAATACAAGACCATCAAGCAACACTTTCTGCCGACGGTCGCGTCCATGGATTACCGGTGCGGTTTCTGTATTTCGTGA
- a CDS encoding transposase produces MFSDQYPHSNKATFEFDSVVVMFLYQYARGVTQTELYRRMKGAAYVWLRFELPRPPTQQAISYIWRNRLSLADRRTIKATANAIRDVASDHDIIADGEPRLDPETVDATEITDDHVMDAVETAREHGLNEFDTKRASNVTFEDLVFFERQAYLNMADRGTTTRSVGATQRFARLSDRAETPHPDTHLRTMKQTATPPKQTRLTEYANGRRPTDWQRIRDEVLTPFHRGVETILDEVRENGGLHEPAIAAIDITPWPVYASPYRDDDNVAWDDESVIVNGEKRYPRVDYPEMVHGLKGKHERGYAMATITIVGEDTPIVLGIEPVRRDSAWESGDAGDTSQERIVEQLLKQAEQHVDIHKVFCDRAFDANGVRDAIDRHDMTYLIPKRTYEAEIEDIEELERESVTGVGIVRNVPHGYEDRVHTGSIMYVPSTKDDGHHAVFTTNRDVPLEQVQGFTGQYTHRWAIENEYKTIKQHFLPTVASMDYRVRFLYFVIGVVMYNVWRVTNLLFRDTVEVHLGEHPPIPAGEFIELLAFCLVPGD; encoded by the coding sequence ATGTTCTCCGACCAGTATCCTCATTCCAACAAAGCGACGTTTGAGTTCGACTCGGTCGTTGTGATGTTCCTCTACCAGTATGCGCGCGGAGTCACCCAGACAGAATTGTACCGTCGAATGAAGGGGGCTGCGTACGTCTGGCTCCGCTTCGAGTTACCCCGACCACCCACCCAGCAAGCCATCAGTTACATCTGGCGCAATAGATTGTCACTCGCTGATCGCCGGACAATCAAAGCGACCGCCAACGCGATTCGAGATGTCGCCAGCGACCACGACATCATCGCCGACGGCGAGCCGCGCCTCGATCCTGAAACGGTGGACGCCACCGAGATCACCGACGATCACGTTATGGACGCCGTCGAGACAGCACGCGAGCATGGGCTGAACGAGTTCGACACGAAGCGGGCGAGCAACGTCACGTTCGAGGATCTCGTCTTTTTTGAGCGACAAGCCTACCTAAACATGGCGGACAGAGGAACGACGACACGATCTGTCGGGGCAACGCAGCGATTTGCACGACTCAGCGACCGAGCGGAAACGCCCCATCCAGACACCCATCTCCGCACGATGAAACAGACCGCGACCCCACCGAAACAGACCAGGCTCACCGAGTACGCGAACGGGCGGCGACCGACAGACTGGCAGCGTATCCGTGATGAGGTACTCACTCCCTTTCACCGAGGTGTCGAAACGATCCTCGACGAGGTTAGGGAGAACGGCGGGCTCCATGAGCCAGCCATTGCCGCCATTGATATCACGCCGTGGCCGGTGTACGCTTCTCCCTACAGAGACGATGACAACGTGGCATGGGACGACGAGTCCGTAATCGTGAACGGTGAAAAGCGGTACCCGCGAGTTGACTACCCAGAGATGGTACATGGGCTGAAAGGAAAACACGAACGCGGATACGCGATGGCGACGATCACCATCGTTGGAGAGGACACACCAATCGTTCTCGGCATTGAACCGGTGCGTCGGGACTCCGCGTGGGAGTCAGGAGATGCTGGAGACACGTCACAGGAACGTATCGTCGAACAGTTACTGAAACAAGCCGAGCAACACGTAGACATCCACAAGGTGTTCTGTGACCGCGCATTCGATGCGAACGGCGTCCGGGATGCAATCGATCGTCATGATATGACCTACCTCATCCCAAAACGAACATACGAAGCCGAGATCGAGGATATCGAGGAGCTAGAACGGGAGTCCGTGACCGGCGTAGGCATTGTGCGGAACGTACCTCACGGATATGAAGATCGGGTTCACACCGGGAGCATCATGTACGTCCCCTCGACGAAGGACGACGGACATCATGCCGTGTTCACGACGAATCGTGATGTACCGCTGGAACAGGTACAGGGATTCACCGGCCAGTACACGCATCGCTGGGCAATCGAGAACGAATACAAGACCATCAAGCAACACTTTCTGCCGACGGTCGCGTCCATGGATTACCGGGTGCGGTTTCTGTATTTCGTGATCGGCGTCGTCATGTATAACGTGTGGCGGGTGACGAACCTATTGTTCCGGGATACTGTGGAGGTGCATCTTGGAGAGCACCCACCGATTCCAGCGGGCGAGTTCATTGAGCTTCTTGCGTTCTGCCTCGTGCCGGGCGACTGA
- a CDS encoding DMT family transporter: MVRYRNLTLFVLLGVIWGGTYPAIRIGLNELPPVLFAAFRYEIGALVMLAYVVHRKDYWRPRTRADWLTVGIGAVFIIAIYNALLFIGETTVPSAIAGIVVATMPILTAVFSRTLLPSGRITLVDSGGIVLGFAGILLISRPDPSNLLTSDLLGQFLLLVAAASFAFGSVLTERFTAEQPVETMEAWAMIVGAILLHGTAMVRSPTSFIAVEWTLSSVVLIGYLGVVASAVAYFIYFDLLDRVGAFEMSFITYVSAAFGAFFGWLLLDERISLFTVGGYLAIVGGFLLLKKEEIHQEFRQQFAPKSVDGD, from the coding sequence ATGGTACGATACCGAAACCTGACTCTCTTCGTTTTGTTAGGAGTTATTTGGGGCGGAACATATCCAGCTATCAGGATCGGACTTAATGAACTGCCACCGGTTCTGTTCGCCGCGTTTCGGTACGAGATCGGGGCACTCGTCATGCTCGCGTACGTGGTGCACCGTAAGGACTACTGGCGACCGCGAACCCGTGCTGACTGGCTTACTGTCGGTATCGGAGCGGTCTTCATCATCGCTATTTACAATGCACTATTATTCATAGGAGAGACAACGGTTCCAAGTGCGATAGCTGGGATCGTCGTCGCTACAATGCCAATTCTCACAGCGGTATTCTCACGTACACTCCTCCCGAGCGGACGCATCACGCTGGTCGATAGCGGTGGCATTGTACTCGGGTTCGCGGGGATTTTGCTCATCTCACGCCCGGATCCGTCGAACCTCCTTACCAGCGACCTTCTCGGGCAGTTCCTGCTCCTGGTTGCCGCGGCAAGCTTCGCCTTCGGAAGCGTCCTCACGGAGAGATTCACCGCCGAACAACCGGTCGAGACGATGGAAGCGTGGGCAATGATCGTCGGCGCGATTCTGCTGCATGGTACTGCAATGGTTCGGTCCCCGACGAGCTTCATTGCCGTCGAGTGGACGCTCTCGTCGGTCGTGCTAATTGGGTATTTGGGAGTGGTGGCGAGTGCGGTCGCCTATTTCATTTATTTTGATCTTCTCGACCGAGTCGGCGCATTCGAGATGAGCTTCATAACGTACGTATCAGCTGCGTTTGGGGCGTTTTTCGGCTGGTTGCTCCTCGACGAGCGGATTAGTCTCTTTACCGTCGGAGGATATCTGGCGATCGTGGGCGGATTCTTACTCCTCAAAAAAGAGGAGATTCATCAGGAATTCCGACAGCAATTCGCCCCCAAATCAGTCGATGGAGACTAA
- a CDS encoding helix-turn-helix domain-containing protein: protein MDAISSDDALRLTFDVWHPGCWVLEVTEQIDVGFLGYGVYTRDDGQATTHFTTYADTQATIEEALDLVRAHSSVHSVSEMTQQYRQQDFPAPGNARRELLVEHDGTTQISEAFTSRGFVYAEPGDIHGESERWTVFSTDDRSMIRAQLDDIRDQEGAEIAIQSISRADRTVPGDSLPIDQLTHRQREVFQLARKRGYYRQPKETSAGELATELEITTSTFHEHLHNAEEKLLDLSY, encoded by the coding sequence ATGGACGCAATCAGTTCGGACGATGCCCTTCGTCTCACGTTCGACGTGTGGCATCCAGGCTGCTGGGTGCTGGAGGTGACCGAACAAATCGATGTCGGATTCCTCGGCTATGGCGTCTACACGCGCGATGATGGCCAGGCGACAACGCACTTTACCACGTATGCTGATACGCAGGCGACGATCGAGGAAGCACTCGATCTGGTTCGAGCACACTCGTCGGTACATTCGGTTTCAGAGATGACGCAACAGTATCGACAGCAAGATTTCCCTGCCCCAGGGAACGCAAGGCGCGAGTTGCTCGTAGAACACGATGGGACGACCCAAATCAGCGAGGCGTTCACCTCTCGAGGATTCGTTTACGCTGAACCCGGCGACATACACGGTGAGAGTGAACGGTGGACGGTGTTCTCAACCGACGATCGATCGATGATTCGAGCACAGCTTGACGACATTCGAGACCAAGAAGGGGCAGAGATAGCTATCCAGTCGATTTCTCGTGCGGACCGGACGGTACCGGGCGATTCTCTCCCGATCGATCAGCTGACCCACCGACAGCGGGAGGTCTTCCAGTTGGCGCGCAAGCGAGGATATTACCGCCAGCCGAAGGAGACATCCGCGGGCGAGCTCGCCACCGAACTGGAAATCACGACCTCGACGTTTCACGAACATTTACACAACGCTGAGGAGAAGCTCCTTGACCTCTCATACTGA